One window of the Maylandia zebra isolate NMK-2024a linkage group LG19, Mzebra_GT3a, whole genome shotgun sequence genome contains the following:
- the LOC143413927 gene encoding uncharacterized protein LOC143413927 produces the protein MCAALNRSPEKPFEIFGSFAVVTVSRPKMSQTNPKGQEVDPYALPWDEPLDSSLSSLPWCDQVELEEKRLEEMEDEALRNTEKIKFLMEENERKSAELKKLSYQLQEKEAIIEEKQQDLHDMDKKNQELQGKLDEALQQNKKLVQEKKQDGMKKRGLHSNLQEMELMYSVDKKRLDRTLQENEKLLKEKRQKELKEKEMHSKLQSIKQHIESLQGKLDQALRQNRKLLQEKMQDSTKKRGLHSKLRDMELMYSVDKKRLDRTEQANEKLLQEKREQGIKQKEMDSNLQSIKQQNESLQGKLDEALRQNKEILQEKEQLDRKQGDMECQLQLMEGNDRMLQVKFEETLHKYQDLLQEREQLVSKQREEKLLLQEFEKQEATSKVLKEKLEEKQAEIEEVEKKCNKLQKQNTETIEELKILILEKKVLVEEQLKKKKKRFCFFWRKNTPSFTTANVTSSSPTSAPA, from the coding sequence ATGTGTGCAGCATTGAACCGTTCGCCAGAAAAGCCTTTTGAAATATTTGGATCCTTTGCAGTTGTAACTGTATCCAGACCCAAGATGTCTCAAACAAATCCAAAGGGACAAGAAGTTGACCCATACGCTCTTCCCTGGGATGAGCCACTAGACTCTTCCCTTTCCTCTCTTCCTTGGTGTGACCAAGTGGAACTAGAGGAAAAGCGTTTGGAAGAAATGGAGGATGAAGCgctcagaaacacagagaagatTAAGTTCTTGATGGAGGAAAATGAGCGAAAGAGCGCTGAACTAAAAAAGTTGTCATACCAGCTTCAAGAAAAGGAAGCTATTATTGAGGAGAAACAACAAGATCTCCATGACATGGACAAAAAGAACCAGGAGCTCCAaggaaagcttgatgaagccctgcaacaaaataaaaaacttgtCCAAGAGAAGAAACAAGATGGCATGAAGAAGAGAGGGCTGCACAGCAATCTCCAAGAAATGGAGCTAATGTACAGTGTAGACAAAAAAAGGCTTGATCGCACACTGcaagaaaatgaaaagcttctcaaagagaaaaggcaaaaggagttaaaagagaaagaaatgcatTCCAAGCTTCAGAGCATCAAGCAACACATTGAAAGCTTGCAAGGAAAGCTTGATCAAGCTCTGCGACAAAATAGAAAACTCCTCCAAGAGAAGATGCAAGACAGCACGAAGAAGAGAGGGCTGCACTCCAAGCTCCGAGACATGGAGCTAATGTACAGTGTCGACAAAAAAAGGCTTGATCGCACAGAGCAAGCAAATGAGAAGCTTCTCCAAGAGAAAAGGGAACAaggaatcaaacaaaaagaaatggattCCAATCTGCAGAGCATCaagcaacaaaatgaaagcttgcaaggaaagcttgatgaagctctgCGACAGAATAAAGAAATCCTTCAAGAGAAAGAGCAGCTGGACAGAAAGCAGGGAGACATGGAGTGCCAACTCCAGCTCATGGAGGGAAACGACAGGATGCTGCAGGTAAAGTTCGAAGAGACACTGCACAAATATCAAGACCTGCTTCAAGAGAGAGAACAGCTGGTCAGtaagcagagagaagaaaaacttcttctccaggagtttgagaaacaggaggcaacatctaaagtgctgaaagaaaagttggaagaaaaacaagctgAAATAGAAGAAGTGGAGAAAAAATGCAACAAGCTGCAGAAGCAAAACACCGAAACAATCGAGGAGCTGAAAATCCTCATCCTCGAGAAAAAGGTGCTCGTGGAAGAGcagctgaagaaaaagaaaaaacgcttctgcttcttctggaGGAAGAACACTCCTTCTTTCACTACTGCCAATGTCACCTCTTCTTCCCCCACCTCTGCTCCAGcttaa
- the LOC112436594 gene encoding uncharacterized protein LOC112436594 — MCAALNRSPEKPFEIFGSFAILTVSRPKMSQTNPKGQEVDPYALPWDEPLDSSLSSLPWCDQVELEEKRLEEMEDEALRNTEKIKFLMEENERKSAELKKLSYQLQEKEAIIEEKQQDLHDMDKKNQELQGKLDEALQQNKKLVQEKKQDGMKKRGLHSNLQEMELMYSVDKKRLDRTLQENEKLLKEKRQKELKEKEMHSKLQSIKQHIESLQGKLDQALRQNRKLLQEKMQDSTKKRGLHSKLRDMELMYSVDKKRLDRTEQANEKLLQEKREQEIKQKEMDSNLQSIKQQNESLQGKLDEALRQNKEILQEKEQLDRKQGDMECQLQLMEGNDRMLQVKFEETLHKYQDLLQEREQLVSKQREEKLLLQEFEKQEATSKVLKEKLEEKQAVIEEVEKKCNKLQKQNTETIEELKILILEKKVLVEEQLKKKKKRFCFFWRKNTPSFTTANVTSSSPTSAPA, encoded by the coding sequence ATGTGTGCAGCATTGAACCGTTCGCCAGAAAAGCCTTTTGAAATATTTGGATCCTTTGCAATTCTAACTGTATCCAGACCCAAGATGTCTCAAACAAATCCAAAGGGACAAGAAGTTGACCCATACGCTCTTCCCTGGGATGAGCCACTAGATTCTTCCCTTTCCTCTCTTCCTTGGTGTGACCAAGTGGAACTAGAGGAAAAGCGTTTGGAAGAAATGGAGGATGAAGCgctcagaaacacagagaagatTAAGTTCTTGATGGAGGAAAATGAGCGAAAGAGCGCTGAACTAAAAAAGTTGTCATACCAGCTTCAAGAAAAGGAAGCTATTATTGAGGAGAAACAACAAGATCTCCATGACATGGACAAAAAGAACCAGGAGCTCCAaggaaagcttgatgaagccctgcaacaaaataaaaaacttgtCCAAGAGAAGAAACAAGATGGCATGAAGAAGAGAGGGCTGCACAGCAATCTCCAAGAAATGGAGCTAATGTACAGTGTAGACAAAAAAAGGCTTGATCGCACACTGcaagaaaatgaaaagcttctcaaagagaaaaggcaaaaggagttaaaagagaaagaaatgcatTCCAAGCTTCAGAGCATCAAGCAACACATTGAAAGCTTGCAAGGAAAGCTTGATCAAGCTCTGCGACAAAATAGAAAACTCCTCCAAGAGAAGATGCAAGACAGCACGAAGAAGAGAGGGCTGCACTCCAAGCTCCGAGACATGGAGCTAATGTACAGTGTCGACAAAAAAAGGCTTGATCGCACAGAGCAAGCAAATGAAAAGCTCCTCCAAGAGAAAAGGGAAcaagaaatcaaacaaaaagaaatggattCCAATCTGCAGAGCATCaagcaacaaaatgaaagcttgcaaggaaagcttgatgaagctctgCGACAGAATAAAGAAATCCTTCAAGAGAAAGAGCAGCTGGACAGAAAGCAGGGAGACATGGAGTGCCAACTCCAGCTCATGGAGGGAAACGACAGGATGCTGCAGGTAAAGTTCGAAGAGACACTGCACAAATATCAAGACCTGCTTCAAGAGAGAGAACAGCTGGTCAGtaagcagagagaagaaaaacttcttctccaggagtttgagaaacaggaggcaacatctaaagtgctgaaagaaaagttggaagaaaaacaagccGTAATAGAAGAAGTGGAGAAAAAATGCAACAAGCTGCAGAAGCAAAACACCGAAACAATCGAGGAGCTGAAAATCCTCATCCTCGAGAAAAAGGTGCTCGTGGAAGAGcagctgaagaaaaagaaaaaacgcttctgcttcttctggaGGAAGAACACTCCTTCTTTCACTACTGCCAATGTCACCTCTTCTTCCCCCACCTCTGCTCCAGCttaa
- the LOC112436592 gene encoding uncharacterized protein LOC112436592: MCAALNRSPEKPFEIFGSFAILTVSRPKMSQTNPKGQEVDPYALPWDEPLDSSLSSLPWCDQVELEEKRLEEMEDEALRNTEKIKFLMEENERKSAELKKLSYQLQEKEAIIEEKQQDLHDMDKKNQELQGKLDEALQQNKKLVQEKKQDGMKKRGLHSNLQEMELMYSVDKKRLDRTLQENEKLLKEKRQKELKEKEMHSKLQSIKQHIESLQGKLDQALRQNRKLLQEKMQDSTKKRGLHSKLRDMELMYSVDKKRLDRTEQANEKLLQEKREQGIKQKEMDSNLQSIKQQNESLQGKLDEALRQNKEILQEKEQLDRKQGDMECQLQLMEGNDRMLQVKFEETLHKYQDLLQEREQLVSKQREEKLLLQEFEKQEATSKVLKEKLEEKQAEIEEVEKKCNKLQKQNTETIEELKILILEKKVLVEEQLKKKKKRFCFFWRKNTPSFTTANVTSSSPTSAPA, encoded by the coding sequence ATGTGTGCAGCATTGAACCGTTCGCCAGAAAAGCCTTTTGAAATATTTGGATCCTTTGCAATTCTAACTGTATCCAGACCCAAGATGTCTCAAACAAATCCAAAGGGACAAGAAGTTGACCCATACGCTCTTCCCTGGGATGAGCCACTAGACTCTTCCCTTTCCTCTCTTCCTTGGTGTGACCAAGTGGAACTAGAGGAAAAGCGTTTGGAAGAAATGGAGGATGAAGCgctcagaaacacagagaagatTAAGTTCTTGATGGAGGAAAATGAGCGAAAGAGCGCTGAACTAAAAAAGTTGTCATACCAGCTTCAAGAAAAGGAAGCTATTATTGAGGAGAAACAACAAGATCTCCATGACATGGACAAAAAGAACCAGGAGCTCCAaggaaagcttgatgaagccctgcaacaaaataaaaaacttgtCCAAGAGAAGAAACAAGATGGCATGAAGAAGAGAGGGCTGCACAGCAATCTCCAAGAAATGGAGCTAATGTACAGTGTAGACAAAAAAAGGCTTGATCGCACACTGcaagaaaatgaaaagcttctcaaagagaaaaggcaaaaggagttaaaagagaaagaaatgcatTCCAAGCTTCAGAGCATCAAGCAACACATTGAAAGCTTGCAAGGAAAGCTTGATCAAGCTCTGCGACAAAATAGAAAACTCCTCCAAGAGAAGATGCAAGACAGCACGAAGAAGAGAGGGCTGCACTCCAAGCTCCGAGACATGGAGCTAATGTACAGTGTAGACAAAAAAAGGCTTGATCGCACAGAGCAAGCAAATGAGAAGCTTCTCCAAGAGAAAAGGGAACAaggaatcaaacaaaaagaaatggattCCAATCTGCAGAGCATCaagcaacaaaatgaaagcttgcaaggaaagcttgatgaagctctgCGACAGAATAAAGAAATCCTTCAAGAGAAAGAGCAGCTGGACAGAAAGCAGGGAGACATGGAGTGCCAACTCCAGCTCATGGAGGGAAACGACAGGATGCTGCAGGTAAAGTTCGAAGAGACACTGCACAAATATCAAGACCTGCTTCAAGAGAGAGAACAGCTGGTCAGtaagcagagagaagaaaaacttcttctccaggagtttgagaaacaggaggcaacatctaaagtgctgaaagaaaagttggaagaaaaacaagctgAAATAGAAGAAGTGGAGAAAAAATGCAACAAGCTGCAGAAGCAAAACACCGAAACAATCGAGGAGCTGAAAATCCTCATCCTCGAGAAAAAGGTGCTCGTGGAAGAGcagctgaagaaaaagaaaaaacgcttctgcttcttctggaGGAAGAACACTCCTTCTTTCACTACTGCCAATGTCACCTCTTCTTCCCCCACCTCTGCTCCAGCttaa
- the rbm25a gene encoding RNA-binding protein 25 isoform X2, producing the protein MSYPPPINRQQIGIPQLPPRIPPPQYAGFAPAVPPGTPMIPVHMGVVTPTPTVLVPATVAVAQKPMTPKKEPGTIRAKDTEDGGGPTTTVFVGNISEKASDMLVRQLLAKCGIVLSWKRVQGASGKLQAFGFCEYKEPESTLRALRLLHELLLGDKKLLVKVDAKTKAQLDEWKAKKRSANGGVGGSGKNGDEDEEEVLDEETLRRDQAVKGAIDVLIREYASELNAPSQDPDSQPRIKKRKEKKEEDINAMEMEDDKRDLISREISKFRDTHKKLEEEKGKKEKERLELERERRERDKERERERERRDREKEKERERERDKERERDRDRDRERERDRERERTKERERERSRDVSEARSRSRERSRDDKKRDREEDEEDMYERRRLERRLRDKEAAYQERLKNWEVRERKKARDYSKDAEREEERRREMMKEAKRLKEFLEDYDDDRDDPKYYRGSALQKRLRDREKEIELDERDRKREKEELEEIRQRLLAEGHPDPDAELQRMEEEAERRRQPPLKLEPEEDVNQEKTHKEREKRGSGRPVEPEPQVPPQHSDDDVEEADEDDYRDGEDSQEAKPQLKPAMRPITTAPSVSSASGNVTPNTPGNESLCGIIIPGENTPEVQPPEEHRPKIGLSLKLGATNSPSQLSAGKRKKLATVDSVFNKFDEEEADEQPRKRKLVPLDYGDDEKSLGLDGAEISGAKGSINTEEKRKHIKSLIEKIPTARPELFSYPLDWAMVDSTLMDRRIRPWINKKIIEYIGEEEATLVDFVCSKVMAHSTPQGILDDVAMVLDEEAEVFIVKMWRLLIYETEAKKIGLVK; encoded by the exons ATGTCGTATCCTCCTCCGATAAACCGCCAGCAGATTGGTATCCCACAGTTACCACCTAGGATCCCCCCTCCACAGTATGCAGGCTTTGCTCCTGCAGTCCCACCAG gGACTCCTATGATACCGGTTCATATGGGTGTAGTGACCCCCACACCCACA GTGCTCGTTCCAGCCACAGTTGCTGTAGCACAGAAGCCGATGACTCCGAAGAAAGAGCCTGGCACGATCAGAGCCAAGGATACGGAGGATGGTGGCGGCCCCACCACCACTGTATTTGTGGGCAACATTTCTGAAAAGGCATCTGACATGTTGGTCAGGCAGCTTCTGGCT AAATGTGGTATTGTTCTAAGCTGGAAAAGGGTCCAGGGTGCCTCTGGGAAACTTCAAg CTTTTGGTTTCTGTGAGTATAAGGAGCCTGAATCCACACTGCGAGCCCTCAGACTCCTGCATGAGTTGCTCTTGGGTGATAAGAAGCTGTTGGTGAAGGTCGATGCCAAGACTAAGGCTCAGCTAGATGAGTGGAAGGCCAAGAAGAGGAGTGCAAATGGG GGAGTCGGTGGCAGCGGGAAAAACGGGGATGAAGACGAAGAGGAGGTTCTTGATGAAGAAACCCTGCGTAGAGACCAGGCTGTGAAGGGGGCAATAGATGTCCTCATCCGAGAGTATGCAAGTGAGCTTAATGCTCCCTCACAGGATCCTGACAGTCAGCCTCGCATCAAGAAGcggaaagagaagaaagaggag GATATCAATGCCATGGAGATGGAGGATGACAAGAGAGACTTGATTTCCAGAGAGATCAGTAAATTCCGggacacacacaag AAATTGGAGGaggaaaaaggcaaaaaagaaaaggaacgCCTGGAGctggagagagaaaggagggagagagacaaAGAGCGGGAGCGGGAGAGGGAGCGCCGCGATCGCgagaaagagaaggaaagggagagagagagggacaaGGAGCGGGAAAGAGACCGGGACCGCGACCGTGAGCGAGAGAGGGATCGTGAACGCGAAAGGACGAAGGAgcgggagagggagaggagtcGAGATGTCAGTGAAGCTCGCAGCAGATCGAG aGAGAGGTCTAGAGACGATAAAAAACGAGACCGCGAAGAAGATGAGGAGGACATGTATGAGCGGCGGAGACTTGAGAGGAGGCTTAGAGATAAGGAAGCAGCTTATCAAGAA CGCCTGAAAAATTGGGAGGTCAGAGAGAGGAAGAAGGCCCGTGACTATAGCAAAGATGCTGAGCGAGAAGAAGAGAGGCGTCGTGAAATG ATGAAAGAAGCCAAAAGGCTCAAAGAGTTCCTTGAAGACTATGATGATGACAGGGATGACCCGAAATATTACAG gggcaGCGCATTGCAGAAGCGTCTTCGTGACAGAGAAAAGGAGATCGAGTTGGATGAACGTGACCGGaagagggagaaggaggagctggaggaaaTTAGACAAAGACTTCTCGCTGAGGGTCACCCTGATCCTGATGCTGAATTACAGAGA atggaggaggaagcagagcgCAGACGACAGCCACCTCTGAAACTTGAACCGGAGGAGGATGTGAACCAGGAGAAAACTCACAAGGAGCGGGAGAAGAGGGGGTCCGGAAGGCCTGTGGAGCCGGAGCCTCAAGTTCCCCCGCAGCATTCAGATGACGATGTGGAAGAGGCAGATGAAGATGATTACCGCGATGGCGAGGACTCACAAGAAGCCAAGCCGCAACTCAAACCCGCCATGCGACCAATCACCACTGCTCCTTCTGTGTCTTCTGCCAGTGGAAACGTTACTCCAAACACCCCCGGAAATGAGTCTCTTTGTGGCATCATAATTCCAGGCGAGAACACTCCAGAGGTCCAACCTCCAGAGGAACACCGGCCCAAGATTGGCCTCAGCCTCAAGCTGG GTGCCACCAACAGTCCGAGTCAGCTCAGCGCAGGAAAGCGAAAGAAATTAGCAACTGTGGACAGTGTTTTCAACAAGTTTGACGAAGAGGAGGCAGATGAGCAGCCTCGCAAAAGGAAACTGGTTCCACTGGACTATGGTGATGATGAAAAGAGTCTGGGGCTCGATGGAGCAGAAATTTCAGGGGCCAAAGGCAGCATTAACACAGAGGAGAAACGGAAACACATAAAAAGCCTTATAGAGAAGATCCCCACTGCCAGGCCAGAGCTCTTCTCCTATCCTTTGGACTGGGCAATGGTTGATTCG ACTCTGATGGATCGCCGCATTAGACCGTGGATTAATAAGAAGATTATAGAGTACATTGGAGAGGAGGAAGCTACATTGGTTGATTTTGTCTGCTCCAAG GTAATGGCACATAGCACTCCTCAGGGTATTCTTGATGATGTTGCTATG GTTCTTGATGAAGAAGCAGAAGTCTTCATAGTAAAAATGTGGAGGTTACTGATATATGAAACAGAAGCAAAGAAGATTGGACTGGTCAAATAA
- the rbm25a gene encoding RNA-binding protein 25 isoform X1 — protein MSYPPPINRQQIGIPQLPPRIPPPQYAGFAPAVPPGTPMIPVHMGVVTPTPTVLVPATVAVAQKPMTPKKEPGTIRAKDTEDGGGPTTTVFVGNISEKASDMLVRQLLAKCGIVLSWKRVQGASGKLQAFGFCEYKEPESTLRALRLLHELLLGDKKLLVKVDAKTKAQLDEWKAKKRSANGGVGGSGKNGDEDEEEVLDEETLRRDQAVKGAIDVLIREYASELNAPSQDPDSQPRIKKRKEKKEEEDINAMEMEDDKRDLISREISKFRDTHKKLEEEKGKKEKERLELERERRERDKERERERERRDREKEKERERERDKERERDRDRDRERERDRERERTKERERERSRDVSEARSRSRERSRDDKKRDREEDEEDMYERRRLERRLRDKEAAYQERLKNWEVRERKKARDYSKDAEREEERRREMMKEAKRLKEFLEDYDDDRDDPKYYRGSALQKRLRDREKEIELDERDRKREKEELEEIRQRLLAEGHPDPDAELQRMEEEAERRRQPPLKLEPEEDVNQEKTHKEREKRGSGRPVEPEPQVPPQHSDDDVEEADEDDYRDGEDSQEAKPQLKPAMRPITTAPSVSSASGNVTPNTPGNESLCGIIIPGENTPEVQPPEEHRPKIGLSLKLGATNSPSQLSAGKRKKLATVDSVFNKFDEEEADEQPRKRKLVPLDYGDDEKSLGLDGAEISGAKGSINTEEKRKHIKSLIEKIPTARPELFSYPLDWAMVDSTLMDRRIRPWINKKIIEYIGEEEATLVDFVCSKVMAHSTPQGILDDVAMVLDEEAEVFIVKMWRLLIYETEAKKIGLVK, from the exons ATGTCGTATCCTCCTCCGATAAACCGCCAGCAGATTGGTATCCCACAGTTACCACCTAGGATCCCCCCTCCACAGTATGCAGGCTTTGCTCCTGCAGTCCCACCAG gGACTCCTATGATACCGGTTCATATGGGTGTAGTGACCCCCACACCCACA GTGCTCGTTCCAGCCACAGTTGCTGTAGCACAGAAGCCGATGACTCCGAAGAAAGAGCCTGGCACGATCAGAGCCAAGGATACGGAGGATGGTGGCGGCCCCACCACCACTGTATTTGTGGGCAACATTTCTGAAAAGGCATCTGACATGTTGGTCAGGCAGCTTCTGGCT AAATGTGGTATTGTTCTAAGCTGGAAAAGGGTCCAGGGTGCCTCTGGGAAACTTCAAg CTTTTGGTTTCTGTGAGTATAAGGAGCCTGAATCCACACTGCGAGCCCTCAGACTCCTGCATGAGTTGCTCTTGGGTGATAAGAAGCTGTTGGTGAAGGTCGATGCCAAGACTAAGGCTCAGCTAGATGAGTGGAAGGCCAAGAAGAGGAGTGCAAATGGG GGAGTCGGTGGCAGCGGGAAAAACGGGGATGAAGACGAAGAGGAGGTTCTTGATGAAGAAACCCTGCGTAGAGACCAGGCTGTGAAGGGGGCAATAGATGTCCTCATCCGAGAGTATGCAAGTGAGCTTAATGCTCCCTCACAGGATCCTGACAGTCAGCCTCGCATCAAGAAGcggaaagagaagaaagaggag GAGGATATCAATGCCATGGAGATGGAGGATGACAAGAGAGACTTGATTTCCAGAGAGATCAGTAAATTCCGggacacacacaag AAATTGGAGGaggaaaaaggcaaaaaagaaaaggaacgCCTGGAGctggagagagaaaggagggagagagacaaAGAGCGGGAGCGGGAGAGGGAGCGCCGCGATCGCgagaaagagaaggaaagggagagagagagggacaaGGAGCGGGAAAGAGACCGGGACCGCGACCGTGAGCGAGAGAGGGATCGTGAACGCGAAAGGACGAAGGAgcgggagagggagaggagtcGAGATGTCAGTGAAGCTCGCAGCAGATCGAG aGAGAGGTCTAGAGACGATAAAAAACGAGACCGCGAAGAAGATGAGGAGGACATGTATGAGCGGCGGAGACTTGAGAGGAGGCTTAGAGATAAGGAAGCAGCTTATCAAGAA CGCCTGAAAAATTGGGAGGTCAGAGAGAGGAAGAAGGCCCGTGACTATAGCAAAGATGCTGAGCGAGAAGAAGAGAGGCGTCGTGAAATG ATGAAAGAAGCCAAAAGGCTCAAAGAGTTCCTTGAAGACTATGATGATGACAGGGATGACCCGAAATATTACAG gggcaGCGCATTGCAGAAGCGTCTTCGTGACAGAGAAAAGGAGATCGAGTTGGATGAACGTGACCGGaagagggagaaggaggagctggaggaaaTTAGACAAAGACTTCTCGCTGAGGGTCACCCTGATCCTGATGCTGAATTACAGAGA atggaggaggaagcagagcgCAGACGACAGCCACCTCTGAAACTTGAACCGGAGGAGGATGTGAACCAGGAGAAAACTCACAAGGAGCGGGAGAAGAGGGGGTCCGGAAGGCCTGTGGAGCCGGAGCCTCAAGTTCCCCCGCAGCATTCAGATGACGATGTGGAAGAGGCAGATGAAGATGATTACCGCGATGGCGAGGACTCACAAGAAGCCAAGCCGCAACTCAAACCCGCCATGCGACCAATCACCACTGCTCCTTCTGTGTCTTCTGCCAGTGGAAACGTTACTCCAAACACCCCCGGAAATGAGTCTCTTTGTGGCATCATAATTCCAGGCGAGAACACTCCAGAGGTCCAACCTCCAGAGGAACACCGGCCCAAGATTGGCCTCAGCCTCAAGCTGG GTGCCACCAACAGTCCGAGTCAGCTCAGCGCAGGAAAGCGAAAGAAATTAGCAACTGTGGACAGTGTTTTCAACAAGTTTGACGAAGAGGAGGCAGATGAGCAGCCTCGCAAAAGGAAACTGGTTCCACTGGACTATGGTGATGATGAAAAGAGTCTGGGGCTCGATGGAGCAGAAATTTCAGGGGCCAAAGGCAGCATTAACACAGAGGAGAAACGGAAACACATAAAAAGCCTTATAGAGAAGATCCCCACTGCCAGGCCAGAGCTCTTCTCCTATCCTTTGGACTGGGCAATGGTTGATTCG ACTCTGATGGATCGCCGCATTAGACCGTGGATTAATAAGAAGATTATAGAGTACATTGGAGAGGAGGAAGCTACATTGGTTGATTTTGTCTGCTCCAAG GTAATGGCACATAGCACTCCTCAGGGTATTCTTGATGATGTTGCTATG GTTCTTGATGAAGAAGCAGAAGTCTTCATAGTAAAAATGTGGAGGTTACTGATATATGAAACAGAAGCAAAGAAGATTGGACTGGTCAAATAA